In Prochlorococcus marinus CUG1435, the genomic window GGATGAAGGCAATGGGTAAAGTTGAAGTCCCTCAAGAAGCTTTTATGGCAGTCCTGAAATTAAACCAGTAATTTTTTAAAATTTAAAATTTATAGCTATTTATTTTTTAAAGAATTGGGTATATTTCAGTCATATCTGTAAAAAAGATTTTGGATATTAACTCATTTAATCGTGTCGGCGCAAATATAAGAAAAGCTGGATTTCTAATTGTCCTTTTTTATCTTCTTGTTGTTTTAATAATGAAATTTTTAGAGGCCAATAATTTTTTTGGTAATTCATTTTCAACGTTAAGCAATGATATCTTTGCCCCTCCTTCGCTTAATCATTTCTGCGGCACAGATAGACTAGGAAGAGATGTTTGTTTAAGAACTTTACAAGGATCATCCTTAGCTATAGAAGTTGTATTCTTAGCTATTCTTTTTTCATTAAGTTTGGGCTTGCCATTGGGATTATTAAGTGGATATTTGGGTGGTTTTTTTGATAAATGCTTATCACTAATAATGGATACTATTTTTTCAATACCTGTAATTTTACTTTCAGTTGTTGTTGCCTTTGTATTGGGTAAGGGTATCCTTAACGCAGCTTTGGCATTGTGTATTGTTTACTCTCCTCAATATTTTAGATTAATCAGAAATCAGACAATATTGGTTAAATCCGAAACTTATGTGGAGGCAGCTCAGGTTTCAGGAGCTGATGTTAAAACAATTATTTTTAAATATATTCTCCCAAATGTAATAACACCTTTACCCATTTTGCTTACCCTAAATGCTGCGGATGCTGTTTTGGTATTAGGAAGTTTAGGATTTTTAGGTCTTGGTGTTCCTGCAGATGTCCCAGAGTGGGGAAGTGATTTAAATCTTGCTCTTGCTGCTTTACCTACAGGCATATGGTGGACGGCTTTATTCCCAGGTTTGGCAATGTTTTTTTTAGTTTTAGGTCTTTCTTTTATAGGAGAGGATCTTGAAGAAATTTTTGATAGTCAAAATTCTGAATAAATTTAGTTATCTGTCATAGGATCAAGTTCTCCTTGATCATTTAACTTTGGATATTCTTTAGCTGATTTTTGATAAACCGCAGCTAATTCTGGGTAACACCATTCAAAAAGTGTTTTTTTATATTCATCTATATTTAAACCTTCTCCATTAGCGGGCAATATACCTTTATTTTTTCTTTGGCGAATAGCTTCAAATAATAATATGGAAGCAGCAACTGAAACATTCAGGGATTGAACCATACCTCTCATAGGTATAAAAATTGATTGATCAACCATTGATATAAGTTCATTACTTAGTCCCCATTTTTCTGCTCCTAAAACAAAACATGTATTTTGAGAATAATCAAAATTTCTATAATCTATTGATTCACTATTTAGAGTCGTTCCATATAATTTAAAACCCTTATTCTTTAGATCAGATATTGCTGTGATAGTGTTTTCATGATTATTTAGTTTTACCCATTTTTGACTGCCTTGAGCAGTACTATTGAAAGTCTTAACGGCATTCGTTTTGCTAATAAAATTTGCTTCGAAAACTCCTGCTGCATCACACGTCCTTAATATCGCGGATAGATTGTGTGGTTTGTTTACATCCTCAACCAAAACAGTCAAGTTTTTCATTCGGCAATCTAAAACACTTTTGATTCGTTCAAATCTTCTTGGCAAAATTGACATTTATAATTTTTCTCACTTTTAAATTATATTCACAAAATTTTGATTATCTATTAAATCTATTGGTTTATAATATTTTGGTAGTTTGAATTAAATCAATGGCATACATAGAATGGGACTATACAGTAATAACAAGTATGGTAGAAAAACAAGGGTGGGATTTACCTGATCGTGAATCGGAAGAATGGAATAAATTTAACGATGAATTAGGAGAAAAAATGAGAGGTGTTGGACTTGTTTTTGAAAAATATTGTACATTTACTCCTGACGTAGGAGAGGGTGTTCATCTTTTAGATGACTGATCATAGTAAGTTTTAAACCATTGAAGTATCCCTTTATCAATGGTTTATTAATTTATAAGATAATGTAATTTTATTAAAATAGAACCGGCAATTATTAAGGCTTTATAAAGCTTGTAGAGTAAAAAAAATTTTATATCCCACAAAAAAGTTTTTTAATTTCTATATTTGTATAAAAATATGAAAAAAAAATTAACCTTTTTATTCGACGGTGGCTGTCCACTTTGTTTAAGAGAAACAAATTTTCTAAAAAAGAGAGATATCTCAAATCAGATTTCATTTATAGATATTAATAGTAAGGATTACGATCACAATCTTTTTATGGGCATCTCATATTCAGAAGCTATGTCAAACTTGCATGGGATTATGGAAAATGATGAAATTATTAGGGGACTAGATGTGATTGCATATTCTTATGAATTAGTTGGTTTAGGTTGGGTTTATTATCCCTTGAAGATTAAATTCTTATCTCCCATATTAAGACTGGTTTACAGATATTGGGCAAAATACAGACTTCAAATTACAGGTAGATCAGATATTGAAAAACTTTGTACCTCCCAATGTGAACAATAAATATGGAAAATATCGATATAGACAGAATAATAGAAATGTGTTGGGAAGATAGAACACCGTTTGAAGCTATAAAGTATCAATTTGGTTTAAAAGAAGAAGATGCGATAAAAATTATGCGTCAAAACCTTAAACCCAAATCCTTCAAAGTCTGGAGAAAGAGAGTTTCGGGAAGAAATACAAAACATATGGCGCTTAAAGATTCAACTAGATTTAAATCTACTCATAAAAGAAAACTATAGATTTTGAAAAATCTCTCTACCAAAACTTGTCCTGTTTGTAATAGGCCATTCGAATGGCGTAAAAAATGGAAAAGCTGTTGGGATGAGGTTATCTACTGTTCAAAAAGATGCAGTAACAGGAAATCGCAAAGATGAAACAAGTATCAATTATTTTTCCGAATCAACTTTTTAGAGAAAGCCCAATCTTAAAAATAAATTGTGAAATTTTTATTTTGGAAGACTCATTATTTTTTGGAAATGATAAATTTCATAAATTAATTAACCACAAAAATAAGTTAGTTTTTCATAGAGCTTCTATGCTTGCTTATAAAAAATATTTAGAAATATCTGGCTTTAAAGTTTTATATATCGAAAACAAGAAAAATATTTCTACAGTTGATTACTTATCGGAATTTATTAAAAATAAATATCAAAAAATCAATCTCATTGACCCCCATGATTTTTTAATAATGAAGAGGATTAATAATTTTGTTGAAAGTAATAATTTAGCTTTAAATCTTTTGCCTTCTCCTATGTTTATGAGTAGTGAAGATTTAAAAGAGTTATTTGTATCAAATACAAAAAAACCTCTTATGGGGAGATTTTACGAGAATCAAAGAAAGAGCCAAAAGATATTAGTTAATTCGGATGATACACCTGAAGGTGGTAAATGGAGTTTCGATGAAATGAACAGAAAAAAATTACCAAAAAAAATTAATATACCTGATACTCCTAAATTAAAAAAAAATAAATTTGTAGTTAATGCAGAAAGGTCATTAGCCAATTTTGATATTGAGTTTATTGGAGAAAGTAATAACTTTTTATATCCAACTAATTTTGATGAGGCAGATGAATGGTTAAATTATTTTTTTAAACATAGATTTTTCTTATTTGGAGATTATGAGGATGCTATTTCTAGAGAAAATTCTTTTTTATGGCATAGTTTACTTTCTCCTCTTCTAAATAGCGGCTTATTAACTCCAGATGTAGTAGTAAATAAAGCATTACTTTTTGCAAAAAATAATAATGTTTCTATTAATTCTTTAGAGGGTTTTATTCGTCAAATTATTGGATGGAGAGAATTTATTTGTCTAGTCTATAAAAAGTATGGAACAAAGATGCGAAACAGTAATTTTTGGAATTTTGAAAATAAGCCAATTCCAGAATCTTTTTATCAAGGAAATACAGGAATTGAACCAGTAGACGTTGTTATAAAAAATATTATTAAATATGGTTATTGTCACCACATTGAAAGGTTAATGATTATTGGTAACTTCATGCTTCTATGTAGAATTCACCCCAATCAAGTTTATAAATGGTTTATGGAAATGTTTATTGATTCCTACGATTGGGTTATGGTCCCAAATGTTTACGGAATGAGTCAGTTTAGTGATGGAGGTATCTTTTCAACAAAACCATATATATCAAGCTCTAATTATGTTAAAAAAATGTCTAATTTTAAAAGTGGCCCCTGGTGTGAAATATGGGATGGCTTATTTTGGAAATTTATTAAAGATAATGAAAGCTTTTTTAGAAAGCAATATCGCCTGGCAATGTTAACGAGAAATCTCGATAAAATGTCAGAGGAAAAATTAAATAATCACTTAGAAACAGCCGATAAATTTTTAAGAGATATTCAATAAATTAATAGTGATAACCTACAGTTGCTTTTGAAAAATTAAAAGAATATTATATTATTACGAAATATTACAGACCGATGTTATTTTAAATTAGATTTAACCAAAAAATGAGTATTGGAATACTTTTTTTGAAAAGTAATTTGACTGGTATCATCACTTTTTCTGAATTAGATTGGATAACAACCCATCAATCTAATTTTTCAAGGTTAGAGGAATCTATAGCCATCAAGCTAGGAAGAATGCTTGATGCAGGCTTTATAAATATAGGATGCCGATTGAATACCTGATTAAGTTTTATTTTATTAATGAAGTATAAAGAAGAGAAAAAATTATTTTTTCGGGAAAAAATTCATTCTTTAAATATCTTTCTTTTTTTAGGATTTAATTTGACACTTATATCAATCTTGGGTTTTATTTGGTTCAATTCCTCAATAGAAAAAGTAGTTTAAATTTTTAAATTTTTTGTATATTAAAGTTATCTTTAAAATAAATTTATATTTTGAGCATAGGATATTTGCAAAGGAAAGCAGCTTGGGAAATTTTATTAAAAGTTAGTAATGGTGATTTTTCTGATCATGCTCTTGATAAGGTTTTAAAAAATTATCAATTTAATCCTCTTGATATTGCTTTTATTACTGAATTATCTTTTGGATGTATAAGGTATAGAAAATTTCTTGATCTTTGGGTGGATCATACATCAAAAATAACTCATAAAAAGCAGCCTCCAAAATTAAGATGGCTTTTACATATAGGTTTATATCAACTATTGAAAATGGATAAAAT contains:
- a CDS encoding ABC transporter permease → MKFLEANNFFGNSFSTLSNDIFAPPSLNHFCGTDRLGRDVCLRTLQGSSLAIEVVFLAILFSLSLGLPLGLLSGYLGGFFDKCLSLIMDTIFSIPVILLSVVVAFVLGKGILNAALALCIVYSPQYFRLIRNQTILVKSETYVEAAQVSGADVKTIIFKYILPNVITPLPILLTLNAADAVLVLGSLGFLGLGVPADVPEWGSDLNLALAALPTGIWWTALFPGLAMFFLVLGLSFIGEDLEEIFDSQNSE
- the trmH gene encoding tRNA (guanosine(18)-2'-O)-methyltransferase TrmH, encoding MSILPRRFERIKSVLDCRMKNLTVLVEDVNKPHNLSAILRTCDAAGVFEANFISKTNAVKTFNSTAQGSQKWVKLNNHENTITAISDLKNKGFKLYGTTLNSESIDYRNFDYSQNTCFVLGAEKWGLSNELISMVDQSIFIPMRGMVQSLNVSVAASILLFEAIRQRKNKGILPANGEGLNIDEYKKTLFEWCYPELAAVYQKSAKEYPKLNDQGELDPMTDN
- a CDS encoding DUF393 domain-containing protein, yielding MKKKLTFLFDGGCPLCLRETNFLKKRDISNQISFIDINSKDYDHNLFMGISYSEAMSNLHGIMENDEIIRGLDVIAYSYELVGLGWVYYPLKIKFLSPILRLVYRYWAKYRLQITGRSDIEKLCTSQCEQ
- a CDS encoding TIGR03643 family protein, with protein sequence MENIDIDRIIEMCWEDRTPFEAIKYQFGLKEEDAIKIMRQNLKPKSFKVWRKRVSGRNTKHMALKDSTRFKSTHKRKL
- a CDS encoding DUF2256 domain-containing protein, translated to MKNLSTKTCPVCNRPFEWRKKWKSCWDEVIYCSKRCSNRKSQR
- a CDS encoding cryptochrome/photolyase family protein; translation: MKQVSIIFPNQLFRESPILKINCEIFILEDSLFFGNDKFHKLINHKNKLVFHRASMLAYKKYLEISGFKVLYIENKKNISTVDYLSEFIKNKYQKINLIDPHDFLIMKRINNFVESNNLALNLLPSPMFMSSEDLKELFVSNTKKPLMGRFYENQRKSQKILVNSDDTPEGGKWSFDEMNRKKLPKKINIPDTPKLKKNKFVVNAERSLANFDIEFIGESNNFLYPTNFDEADEWLNYFFKHRFFLFGDYEDAISRENSFLWHSLLSPLLNSGLLTPDVVVNKALLFAKNNNVSINSLEGFIRQIIGWREFICLVYKKYGTKMRNSNFWNFENKPIPESFYQGNTGIEPVDVVIKNIIKYGYCHHIERLMIIGNFMLLCRIHPNQVYKWFMEMFIDSYDWVMVPNVYGMSQFSDGGIFSTKPYISSSNYVKKMSNFKSGPWCEIWDGLFWKFIKDNESFFRKQYRLAMLTRNLDKMSEEKLNNHLETADKFLRDIQ